A genomic region of Torulaspora delbrueckii CBS 1146 chromosome 7, complete genome contains the following coding sequences:
- the TDEL0G04940 gene encoding uncharacterized protein — translation MNAHTHDVENLAKDLNVDVLKGLSQGEVESRKKIFGRNSLSDDSKIDYKTMVIHQVCNAMVLVLVISSAISFGIRDWITGGVIAFVIALNVLIGLFQEYKATVTMNSLKALSTPYAHLLRDGSEQEIASEELVPGDLCYVKVGDTVPADLRLINCNNFETDEALLTGESLPVAKDANITYDAEKDVPVGDRFNMAYASSVVVKGRAQGIVVNTGLNTEIGKIAEYLRSADDIICRDPTKSFFQRWWITLKRGTGAFLGITIGTPLHRKLSMLAVLLFCVAVVFAIVVLASQSFHVNRGVAVYAICVALSMIPSSLVVVLTITMSVGAAVMAERNVIIRKLDSLEALGAVNDVCSDKTGTLTQGKMLARQIWIPKLGTIEISSTDEPFNPTVGEVSLKTGVSPLDSPDSSDQEVVSINDFESKYRDKKVSSIDGSIYLTEWLETAALANIAKVYQENGTGEWKAHGDPTEVALRVFTMRMGMHRSLLTTDESTGENNSDDSSSEKTVQKSVQSSTLKYSFLMEFPFDSTIKRMSTTYKNTIDGTINVFTKGALESVLKCCSSWYAPTPGSKKQHAVPLEKQDSILIQNVVEKIASKGLRVLALAKKTLPSDLSDTELEKMKNHRDLAESGLCFLGLVGIYDPPRRETEGAIKKFHTAGINVRMLTGDFPGTAKAIAQEIGLLPQNLGQFSKELVDSMIMTGTQFDHLSNDQIDKLPSLPLVVARCSPQTKVRMIEALHRRDKFCAMTGDGVNDSPSLKMANIGIAMGINGSDVAKDASDIVLSDDNFASILNAVEEGRRMTDNIQKFVLQLLAGNWAQTLFMIVGISFFDNDGMSVYPLSPVEVLWVIIVTACFPAMSLGLEKAAPDLMERPPNDSKMGIFTWEVIIDMFSYGLLMAISCMATFTTVLYGTEGGQLGHNCNTEDNFSCKGIFRARSATFATLTWCELILAWEVMDARRSFFRMHPELGPPVRQFFKDLVANKYLFWSITLGFATAFPVVYIPVINTKVFLHGPIGYEWALAIAYTFVFLLGIEMYKYFKRVYLRLSPRIRKTKADSEQNLNALDYLGEVQPLSIDKKPCNTSETRVGDSDSD, via the coding sequence ATGAATGCACATACTCATGATGTCGAAAATCTGGCAAAAGATTTGAATGTAGATGTTCTAAAGGGACTTTCACAAGGTGAAGTGGAAAGCAggaagaaaatttttggacGAAACAGTCTTTCTGATGATTCAAAGATCGATTATAAAACAATGGTTATCCACCAGGTCTGCAATGCCATGGTTCTGGTGCTggtaatttcttcagctATATCTTTTGGTATTCGTGACTGGATAACAGGCGGGGTGATTGCATTTGTGATTGCCCTGAACGTTCTGATCGGTTTGTTCCAGGAATACAAAGCGACAGTGACTATGAATTCTCTCAAGGCGCTCAGCACGCCATATGCTCATCTACTAAGAGATGGTTctgaacaagaaattgcatCTGAGGAACTTGTCCCAGGCGACTTGTGTTATGTTAAGGTTGGAGATACCGTGCCTGCAGACCTACGTTTGATAAACTGCAATAATTTTGAAACTGATGAAGCACTTTTAACAGGTGAATCTTTACCAGTCGCTAAGGATGCGAACATCACGTATGATGCGGAAAAAGATGTGCCGGTTGGAGATCGGTTTAATATGGCGTATGCATCTTCCGTCGTTGTAAAGGGTAGGGCACAAGGTATAGTGGTCAACACGGGGCTTAACACAGAAATAGGTAAGATTGCTGAATATCTTAGATCTGCTGATGATATAATATGTCGGGATCCTACCAAAAGTTTTTTCCAACGGTGGTGGATAACCTTGAAGCGTGGGACCGGTGCATTTCTTGGAATTACCATTGGAACTCCTCTGCATCGTAAGCTTTCGATGCTAGCTGTTTTACTATTTTGCGTTGCAGTTGtatttgcaattgttgtTCTTGCCTCTCAAAGCTTTCATGTAAACCGAGGTGTGGCTGTGTATGCTATTTGCGTTGCCCTATCAATGATTCCATCTTCCTTAGTTGTGGTTTTAACAATTACGATGTCAGTTGGTGCGGCAGTGATGGCAGAAAGGAATGTCATCATTAGAAAATTAGATTCTTTAGAAGCTCTCGGGGCTGTTAATGATGTCTGCTCGGATAAAACAGGAACTCTGACTCAAGGTAAAATGTTGGCTAGACAGATATGGATACCTAAACTTGGTACTATCGAAATAAGTAGTACGGATGAGCCTTTTAATCCTACAGTAGGTGAGGTAAGTCTAAAAACTGGTGTATCTCCACTCGATAGTCCAGATAGTTCTGATCAAGAGGTTGTAAGtatcaatgattttgaGAGCAAGTATCGTGATAAAAAGGTGTCGAGCATTGACGGTTCTATATATCTCACTGAGTGGCTCGAAACCGCAGCATTAGCAAATATCGCAAAAGTATACCAAGAGAATGGGACAGGAGAATGGAAGGCTCATGGCGATCCAACTGAGGTTGCTTTACGGGTTTTTACTATGAGAATGGGCATGCATCGCTCTCTACTTACTACCGACGAATCTACTGGTGAAAATAATAGCGatgattcatcatcagagAAAACAGTTCAGAAGAGCGTTCAATCAAGTACACTCAAATATTCCTTTTTAATGGAGTTTCCATTTGATTCGACAATCAAAAGAATGTCAACAACTTACAAAAATACAATTGACGGAACTATAAACGTTTTCACTAAGGGTGCCTTAGAGAGTGTTTTGAAATGCTGTTCTTCATGGTATGCTCCCACTCCTGGCTCCAAGAAGCAACATGCGGTACCACTAGAGAAGCAAGATTCCATCCTTATTCAAaatgttgttgaaaaaataGCCTCTAAGGGCTTGAGAGTGCTGGCACTCGCAAAGAAAACCTTACCCAGTGATCTTTCAGATACAGAActggaaaagatgaaaaatcacaGAGACCTTGCAGAATCTGGCCTATGTTTTTTGGGACTAGTAGGAATATACGATCCCCCAAGGAGAGAAACAGAAGGTGCCATCAAAAAGTTCCATACTGCTGGTATCAATGTCCGTATGTTAACAGGTGACTTTCCAGGGACTGCCAAAGCAATCGCCCAGGAGATTGGTCTTTTGCCTCAAAATTTAGGTCAGTTTTCGAAAGAGCTGGTAGATAGCATGATAATGACGGGTACCCAGTTTGACCATCTATCGAATGATCAAATCGACAAACTGCCATCATTACCCCTGGTTGTTGCGCGTTGTTCGCCTCAAACAAAGGTACGTATGATCGAAGCACTACATCGTCGTGACAAATTTTGCGCTATGACTGGAGATGGGGTTAACGATTCTCCGTCCTTGAAAATGGCCAATATTGGAATTGCAATGGGTATTAATGGGTCTGATGTTGCCAAAGATGCCTCTGATATTGTCCTGAGCGATGATAATTTTGCATCCATACTTAACGCTGTCGAGGAAGGTAGAAGGATGACAGACAACATCCAGAagtttgttcttcagttgCTTGCCGGTAATTGGGCCCAAACCCTTTTCATGATCGTTGGTATATCGTTCTTCGATAACGATGGAATGTCTGTTTACCCTCTTTCACCTGTTGAAGTTTTGTGGGTTATTATTGTCACAGCATGCTTCCCTGCTATGTCACTGGGTCTAGAGAAAGCAGCTCCTGATTTAATGGAAAGACCGCCTAATGATTCTAAGATGGGTATCTTTACATGGGAAGTTATTATTGACATGTTTTCATATGGTTTACTAATGGCGATTAGTTGTATGGCCACTTTCACTACTGTTCTTTATGGAACAGAAGGTGGTCAATTAGGTCACAATTGTAACACTGAAGATAATTTCTCCTGCAAAGGTATTTTCCGGGCTCGTTCAGCAACTTTTGCAACCTTAACCTGGTGCGAGCTGATCTTAGCTTGGGAAGTGATGGATGCTAGAAGGTCTTTTTTTAGAATGCATCCAGAATTAGGACCCCCTGTCAgacaatttttcaaagatctgGTAGCTAATAAGTACTTGTTCTGGTCTATTACTTTAGGATTCGCCACTGCCTTCCCAGTGGTTTACATCCCTGTGATAAATACTAAGGTCTTTTTGCATGGGCCGATAGGATACGAATGGGCATTGGCAATAGCTTACACATTTGTGTTCCTGTTGGGAATAGAGATGTAcaaatacttcaagagagtCTATCTCAGATTGTCGCCCAGGATTCGGAAAACCAAGGCAGATTCAGAACAAAACCTCAATGCGCTCGATTATCTAGGAGAAGTTCAGCCACTCTCCATAGACAAAAAACCTTGCAACACTAGTGAAACTCGAGTCGGTGATAGTGACTCCGACTGA
- the TDEL0G04960 gene encoding uncharacterized protein: protein SKSKCQSTVSSQLKERLAKLLNVQRHQVSKSVIPFPSGKVAEFFLNYAKKELPIATLNHSLRVFQYCAAIIKDQFPQWEIDHEVLLVTALLHDIATTDKNIAGTKLSFEFYGGWIARELILKETAGDTDYADAVSEAIIRHQELSTSGSISALGLILQIATTLDNVGANTNLTHQETIYAINAAIPRENWASCFSNVLFKEVAEKPWSHSTTLDVPEFNKTVLGNTAKYENNDAKRSPLRIIIYYIYKHNIQGKTTFDSLLGVTWTDQIHLTRTFHPSTFSIRLFIAYGLFIVFF, encoded by the coding sequence TCAAAAAGCAAATGTCAAAGTACGGTTTCGTCGCAGTTGAAAGAGAGGTTAGCAAAGCTCTTAAATGTCCAAAGACACCAAGTGTCCAAATCTGTCATCCCTTTCCCATCTGGTAAGGTTGCTGagtttttcttgaattaCGCCAAGAAGGAACTTCCTATTGCTACCTTGAACCACTCTCTACGTGTTTTCCAATACTGTGCTGCTATTATCAAGGATCAGTTCCCACAGTGGGAAATTGACCACGAAGTTTTATTGGTCACAGCCCTTCTTCACGATATCGCAACTACTGACAAAAACATTGCTGGCACCAAGCTATCTTTTGAGTTTTACGGTGGATGGATTGCAAGAGAActaattttgaaagagactGCAGGTGACACCGACTATGCCGATGCAGTCTCCGAAGCTATCATTCGTCACCAGGAGTTGAGCACCAGTGGTTCCATCAGTGCTTTGGGGCTAATCTTACAAATTGCCACTACTCTTGACAATGTGGGAGCCAACACCAATTTAACTCACCAAGAAACTATCTATGCTATCAACGCAGCCATTCCAAGAGAGAACTGGGCCTCTTGTTTCTCTAATGTTCTTTTCAAGGAAGTTGCTGAAAAACCTTGGAGTCACTCTACTACACTAGATGTTCCTGAATTCAACAAGACTGTTTTGGGTAACACTGCAAAGTACGAAAATAATGATGCGAAGCGAAGCCCTCTGCGTATTATTATATATTACATATATAAACATAATATACAAGGAAAAACTACTTTTGATTCTCTATTAGGTGTAACTTGGACAGACCAAATTCACTTAACACGCACTTTTCACCCATCTACATTTTCCATAAGGCTATTCATAGCCTATGGGCTGTTCATAGTTTTCTTTTAG
- the TDEL0G04950 gene encoding uncharacterized protein: MNKKHDKEDQYVFFSECTERSISCNQESSKEAYDRCSWLKSSNFHFLCKEYAFVFTGVMAQAFNQAGGTMILPLVNVLSDSFHGKFLLNSYPMVCGSFMLIGGRLGEVHGYKETLLGGYIILILSSLLGGLSRYSKSSIFYVICRAFQGVGMALILPNFSAAYDYRYQSQAKAHRKTILSTIIGCGASTGAFLGTFLSGICVTRSESNWSWAYYTYTIAATLTLALSYYSVPDNITKKNKPCLNGLGWFSNRSCGLLMLNVACNLAAVASSNWSHIIVLLVVFVCLLLLFLVFELKFSEDPVFSKELFTNASVSLVLASIFFGWGTYGIWSGYFFRFLLNLRNYSPLAAGSTYLTLVIGGYVAEIGISMLVKRTGPKLFLLFSSLGFTCSIIILSVTPIHQSYFRSTLGSMIFLALGLDFSFPSSAIILQNELPSKYHEMTAVLTNGIFNYAISFWPGICNSALRSLSSIELIKYYRYVYYFAIGLSAIGLFAAGIQLARASIMYYRGKYTG; this comes from the coding sequence ATGAATAAAAAACATGATAAAGAGGATCAGTACGTATTTTTTTCAGAGTGCACGGAGAGAAGCATAAGCTGCAATCAAGAAAGTTCGAAAGAAGCATATGACAGGTGCTCTTGGCTGAAATCAAGCAATTTccattttctttgcaaagagtaTGCTTTTGTCTTTACGGGAGTGATGGCTCAGGCATTTAATCAAGCGGGTGGTACAATGATTCTACCTCTCGTGAATGTTTTATCCGACAGCTTTCATGGAAAATTCCTCCTGAACAGCTATCCCATGGTCTGTGGATCATTTATGCTCATCGGTGGAAGATTGGGAGAAGTGCACGGCTATAAGGAAACGCTATTGGGTGGTTATATCATTCTCATCTTGAGCTCTTTATTGGGCGGATTATCACGGTATTCCAAAAGCAGCATCTTTTATGTCATTTGTAGGGCATTTCAAGGAGTTGGAATGGCCTTAATTTTACCCAATTTTTCGGCGGCCTATGACTATAGATATCAATCGCAAGCAAAAGCACATAGGAAAACGATTCTAAGCACTATAATCGGTTGTGGTGCTTCGACTGGAGCATTTTTGGGCACCTTTCTCTCCGGGATCTGTGTGACACGGTCTGAAAGTAACTGGTCGTGGGCGTATTACACATACACGATCGCTGCCACTTTGACCTTAGCTCTGAGCTATTACAGTGTCCCAGATAATATtaccaaaaaaaataaaCCATGCCTCAATGGATTGGGTTGGTTCTCTAATAGGAGCTGCGGGCTTTTGATGTTGAATGTTGCGTGCAATCTAGCCGCGGTAGCCAGCAGCAATTGGTCTCACATTATAGTACTACTTGTCGTGTTTGTTTGTCTTCTACTGCTGTTCTTAGTCTTTGAGCTAAAATTCTCTGAAGATCCTgtgttttccaaagaacTGTTTACCAACGCCTCTGTATCACTAGTCTTAGCAAGCATATTTTTTGGCTGGGGCACTTATGGTATATGGTCAGGATACTTTTTCCGCTTTCTCTtaaatttgagaaattacTCCCCTTTGGCAGCTGGATCAACCTACCTTACTCTAGTAATTGGTGGATACGTTGCAGAAATTGGTATCTCTATGCTAGTGAAGCGCACGGGGCCAAAGTTATTCttattattttcttctctcgGTTTCACTTGTTCCATCATAATATTAAGTGTGACACCCATTCATCAGTCTTATTTTCGTTCAACTCTAGGCTCGATGATATTCCTAGCGCTTGGCCtggatttttcttttccttcttccGCAATAATTCTGCAGAATGAATTACCTTCGAAATACCACGAAATGACAGCCGTATTAACAAATGGGATTTTCAATTATGCGATATCTTTTTGGCCAGGAATATGCAATTCCGCTCTGCGTAGTTTGAGCTCGATTGAGCTGATCAAATATTACAGATATGTATATTATTTTGCCATTGGGTTATCTGCTATTGGGCTTTTTGCAGCAGGCATCCAACTAGCGCGCGCATCTATAATGTATTACCGAGGAAAGTATACAGGCTAA
- the TDEL0G04970 gene encoding uncharacterized protein — protein MTHLSTTSIHADDIHNRVSDVAPPINVTTTFRFDNDNLIPEAELENFIEAIEESPVYARETHPNSIRVQSILSSILGGHAAVYNSGCSAFHALMFRLNPKRVFMDDAYGGVETIASLIKEKYGLKIFKLDQIEEFAEKGDLVHLETPLNPFGICTNIVALAERVHKKGALLSVDSTLAPPPLQNAWDFGADIVMHSATKYLGGHSDLLAGVLVVKDVETQRALIKERIYLGTNLGNLESFLLLRSLRTFEMRVTKQSENALKVVTFLHENSAKYPKVLDQLYHSSLQKEEFVQKQLAGGHGAVFSMILKSVEQAKKLPTKLVYFQHATSLGGVESLIEWRAMSDSTIDPCLVRLSVGCENVDDLIQDLDQGLQALQNAAAV, from the coding sequence ATGACTCACTTAAGTACTACCTCGATCCATGCTGATGACATTCACAACAGAGTGAGTGATGTTGCTCCTCCAATTAACGTAACTACAACATTCCGATTTGATAATGACAATTTGATCCCTGAGGctgagcttgaaaattttataGAAGCTATTGAGGAGTCGCCAGTTTATGCTAGAGAAACACATCCCAATAGTATCAGGGTGCAAAGCATTCTTTCTAGTATCTTAGGAGGCCATGCCGCTGTTTATAACTCAGGTTGTTCGGCATTTCATGCTCTCATGTTCCGCCTGAATCCAAAGCGAGTTTTCATGGATGATGCTTACGGTGGTGTCGAAACCATTGCCTCGCTAATTAAGGAGAAGTATGgtttgaagatcttcaagttgGACCAAATTGAGGAATTCGCAGAGAAAGGCGATCTTGTTCATTTGGAAACACCCCTTAACCCTTTTGGCATTTGCACTAACATAGTGGCCCTTGCAGAACGAGTACACAAGAAGGGCGCTTTGTTGTCGGTTGACTCGACCTTGGCTCCTCCTCCTTTACAGAATGCGTGGGACTTCGGCGCCGACATTGTGATGCATTCCGCCACCAAGTATCTTGGAGGACATTCTGACCTGCTTGCAGGTGTCCTAGTTGTAAAGGATGTAGAAACACAGAGAGCACTTATTAAAGAAAGGATTTACCTTGGAACGAACTTGGGCAATCTGGAAAGTTTTCTGCTTCTAAGATCCCTGAGAACCTTTGAGATGAGAGTTACTAAGCAATCAGAGAATGCATTAAAAGTTGTGACTTTTCTGCATGAAAATAGCGCCAAGTATCCAAAAGTGCTGGATCAATTGTATCATTCCTCTTtacaaaaagaagaattcgTGCAGAAGCAATTGGCTGGTGGCCATGGTGCTGTCTTTTCGATGATCCTTAAAAGTGTTGAACAAGCTAAGAAGCTTCCCACGAAACTTGTTTACTTTCAGCATGCAACGTCGCTTGGTGGAGTTGAGTCTCTGATCGAATGGAGAGCTATGAGTGATTCCACGATCGATCCATGCTTAGTCAGATTGTCGGTAGGTTGTGAAAATGTCGATGATTTGATCCAGGATCTTGACCAAGGATTACAAGCTTTGCAAAACGCAGCCGCAGTTTAG